A portion of the Oncorhynchus nerka isolate Pitt River linkage group LG27, Oner_Uvic_2.0, whole genome shotgun sequence genome contains these proteins:
- the LOC115127277 gene encoding relaxin-3 receptor 1-like, with translation MNHSNLITETMTEGNNSSVGLLNRSLTDLDRFSSLEDIDVTADGTPILRVFICVVYSVVCAVGLVGNLLVLFFIRVKQERKKSRINFFVLNLAVTDFQFVLTLPFWAVDTALDFSWPFGDAMCKIISSVTVMNMYASVFFLTAMSVTRYWSVASSLKDRTRQKSCSAKWISVVLWVSATIATAPTSIFSTVTNVAGEKLCLLKFPDGQYWLAVYHLQKIIFAFVLPMAIVSVSYIMLLRFIRNRSMKTNTKRTSQVTKSVTIVVLSFFLCWMPNHAITFWGVLVKLNAVHWDKSYYIVHTYVFPVTVCLAHANSCLNPVIYCLMREEFRKKLKDLLYGG, from the coding sequence ATGAATCACTCGAATTTAATAACAGAAACGATGACTGAAGGAAACAACAGCAGTGTAGGCCTCCTGAATCGGTCCTTGACGGATCTGGACCGGTTCAGTAGCCTAGAGGACATCGACGTGACAGCGGACGGGACTCCGATTTTGAGGGTGTTCATCTGCGTCGTTTACTCGGTGGTGTGCGCTGTGGGCTTGGTGGGCAACTTACTGGTGCTGTTCTTTATCAGAGTGAAACAAGAGCGGAAAAAATCCAGAATCAACTTCTTTGTACTTAACTTGGCAGTGACGGACTTCCAGTTTGTATTGACTCTGCCGTTCTGGGCAGTGGACACCGCACTTGACTTCAGCTGGCCGTTTGGAGACGCCATGTGCAAAATCATCAGCTCCGTCACGGTTATGAACATGTACGCGAGCGTGTTCTTTCTGACTGCAATGAGCGTTACCCGATACTGGTCCGTCGCCTCCTCTCTAAAGGACCGAACTAGGCAAAAGTCCTGCTCTGCCAAATGGATTAGCGTGGTTCTTTGGGTATCCGCAACAATTGCGACTGCACCAACATCCATATTCTCAACCGTGACAAATGTAGCGGGGGAAAAACTATGTTTGCTTAAGTTCCCTGATGGACAATATTGGTTAGCAGTTTATCACCTTCAGAAAATTATATTTGCATTTGTTTTACCCATGGCCATTGTTTCAGTCAGCTACATCATGCTTTTGCGATTCATCCGCAACCGTAGTATGAAAACAAACACCAAACGGACATCACAAGTCACCAAATCTGTCACCATCGTcgtcctctccttctttctttgcTGGATGCCAAATCACGCCATCACATTCTGGGGCGTCCTTGTGAAATTGAATGCTGTGCATTGGGATAAATCTTACTACATAGTTCACACTTACGTATTCCCTGTGACAGTCTGCCTTGCGCACGCCAATAGCTGTCTAAACCCTGTAATTTATTGCCTAATGAGAGAAGAGTTTAGAAAGAAACTGAAAGATTTGTTATATGGCGGATAG